Proteins from a single region of Lujinxingia litoralis:
- a CDS encoding sensor histidine kinase, whose amino-acid sequence MSESVTATIDLARVLDELREPVAVCEGSGQLIYINRLARAFLGVARNAELPRLNLTQRETFSQMRFQPAGADGCEEYFLGGVTLSGCERDAVSVSLAPMGDGNYRVLFEPEADERLGPILDQIDALVAVCDGRRQVRLANAALSRVLGLAPGEDPSCDLLDVFSADDRPRLRVAASRALAGGTPEPVSTRLASSEMPVGGEQVQVRIRPIASVDGSDARPMRGLVVVVQPGQSSIDELKRRFARAEELMSLGQLAAGVAHELKNPLTSILNYADYLLRKYRGQLFDPRDGERLQHIIEGVERIDRFVRDLLNLAGAEGISLEEVDLHHCLRSAVRLCDVLLETYQVETVMGFTDDAVRVLGHVGGLQQIFVNLITNAARAMEGPGGRIELRTRLVGGEVVVDVIDNACGISESELERIFEPFFTTSTDGSGSGLGLSLVGRIVEQHGGSVRVDSEPGQGTHFRVHLPVLPID is encoded by the coding sequence ATGAGTGAGAGCGTGACGGCGACGATCGATTTAGCCCGGGTGCTCGATGAGCTGCGGGAGCCGGTGGCGGTCTGTGAGGGGAGCGGGCAGCTGATTTACATCAATCGGCTGGCGCGAGCGTTTCTCGGGGTGGCGCGCAACGCGGAGCTGCCACGCCTGAATTTGACGCAGCGGGAGACCTTTTCACAGATGCGCTTTCAGCCCGCCGGGGCCGATGGTTGCGAAGAGTACTTTTTGGGGGGCGTGACCCTGAGCGGGTGCGAGCGCGACGCGGTGTCGGTGAGCCTGGCACCGATGGGCGATGGGAATTACCGGGTCCTCTTTGAACCGGAAGCCGATGAGCGCCTGGGACCGATCCTCGATCAGATCGACGCGTTGGTCGCGGTCTGCGACGGGCGGCGTCAGGTGCGTCTGGCCAACGCGGCGCTCAGCCGCGTTCTGGGGTTGGCGCCGGGCGAAGACCCGAGTTGCGACCTCCTGGATGTGTTCAGCGCCGATGATCGCCCGCGCCTGCGCGTGGCGGCGTCCCGGGCGCTTGCCGGGGGCACGCCGGAGCCGGTCTCCACTCGCCTGGCGAGCTCGGAGATGCCGGTAGGTGGCGAGCAGGTGCAGGTGCGCATCCGTCCGATCGCGTCGGTCGATGGCAGTGATGCGCGTCCGATGCGCGGACTGGTGGTGGTGGTTCAGCCCGGCCAGTCTTCGATCGATGAACTCAAGCGGCGTTTTGCTCGTGCCGAAGAGCTGATGAGCCTGGGGCAACTCGCCGCCGGGGTCGCCCACGAATTGAAGAACCCGCTGACGAGCATCCTTAACTACGCCGACTACCTTCTGCGTAAGTACCGGGGGCAGCTCTTTGACCCGCGCGACGGGGAGCGGCTGCAACATATCATTGAGGGCGTCGAGCGTATCGATCGCTTTGTGCGCGATCTGCTCAATCTGGCCGGTGCCGAGGGCATCTCGCTGGAGGAGGTGGACCTGCATCACTGCCTGCGCTCAGCCGTACGGCTCTGCGATGTTCTCCTGGAGACGTATCAGGTGGAGACGGTGATGGGCTTTACCGACGACGCAGTCCGGGTGCTCGGGCATGTGGGGGGCCTGCAGCAGATCTTTGTGAACCTCATCACCAACGCCGCTCGGGCGATGGAGGGGCCCGGCGGGCGGATTGAACTTCGTACCCGGCTCGTCGGTGGTGAGGTGGTGGTGGACGTCATCGACAACGCCTGTGGCATCTCGGAGTCGGAGTTGGAGCGGATCTTTGAGCCATTCTTTACAACGTCGACCGACGGCAGTGGCTCCGGGCTGGGGCTCTCGCTGGTGGGGCGCATTGTGGAGCAACATGGCGGCTCGGTCCGGGTGGATTCCGAGCCGGGGCAGGGGACACACTTCAGGGTGCATCTTCCCGTGCTACCCATAGACTGA
- a CDS encoding hybrid sensor histidine kinase/response regulator, which produces MTHQPGNVHTVWVVEPRAPMLQEIVGLLHGLPITVRTYADARKAVLHARRAAPDLVVLGLEGGVIPTDELLVLARQHRGTALIPVIVVYEADADEALLDRVMALGATDALPRERLAQEMVRRVRWRLSQLPHKEVGSLQGARSFEFLERIIHASPHAIVAAHRSGEVVLFNRAAQRVLGWSEQDAMRLNVRQLYPPQGAERIMRMLRSPRYGGRGRMESVREQVISRDGEAIPVEISAALVTEGRREVATVGIFTDLRQRLEMEERLQQAFETLERTRRQAVIAELAGAAAHELNQPLTSLMGYTEFLQRHAHADDRTARALETIHQDARRISDVVRKIGRITNYKTKAYAGGEMIVDLDEAVSPESGSATRPRLSPGPETGEGA; this is translated from the coding sequence ATGACGCATCAGCCTGGTAACGTTCATACGGTCTGGGTGGTGGAGCCCCGGGCTCCGATGCTCCAGGAGATCGTCGGGCTGCTCCACGGACTACCGATCACGGTGCGTACCTACGCCGATGCGCGAAAGGCCGTGTTGCACGCGCGCCGCGCGGCTCCGGACCTGGTGGTGCTGGGACTGGAAGGGGGCGTGATTCCCACAGATGAGTTGCTGGTGCTCGCGCGGCAGCATCGCGGGACGGCGTTGATTCCGGTGATCGTGGTCTATGAGGCAGACGCCGATGAGGCTCTTCTGGATCGCGTGATGGCATTGGGCGCCACCGATGCCCTGCCTCGGGAGCGTCTGGCCCAGGAGATGGTTCGGCGAGTGCGCTGGCGGCTGAGCCAGCTGCCGCACAAGGAGGTCGGTAGCTTGCAGGGGGCTCGCTCCTTTGAGTTTTTGGAACGCATCATTCACGCCAGCCCCCATGCCATCGTGGCCGCTCACCGCAGCGGTGAGGTCGTGCTTTTTAATCGGGCCGCCCAGCGGGTGTTGGGTTGGAGCGAGCAGGACGCGATGCGGCTGAACGTGCGCCAGCTTTATCCACCTCAGGGGGCAGAGCGCATTATGCGCATGCTACGTAGCCCTCGCTACGGTGGGCGAGGGCGCATGGAATCGGTGCGTGAGCAGGTGATCAGCCGCGATGGCGAGGCTATCCCCGTGGAGATCTCGGCGGCATTGGTCACCGAGGGGCGTCGGGAGGTGGCGACGGTGGGGATTTTTACCGATCTTCGCCAGCGCCTGGAGATGGAAGAACGCCTCCAGCAGGCCTTTGAAACCTTGGAGCGTACTCGCCGCCAGGCGGTGATTGCCGAACTCGCCGGAGCCGCGGCTCACGAGCTTAACCAGCCGCTGACAAGCCTGATGGGGTACACCGAGTTTTTGCAACGCCATGCACACGCCGATGACAGGACCGCGCGCGCCCTGGAGACCATTCACCAGGACGCCCGCCGCATCAGCGATGTCGTGCGAAAAATTGGGCGGATTACGAATTATAAGACCAAAGCCTATGCCGGTGGGGAGATGATTGTGGATCTGGATGAAGCGGTAAGCCCGGAGTCCGGCTCAGCAACGCGTCCGCGCTTGAGCCCGGGGCCCGAAACAGGAGAGGGCGCATGA
- a CDS encoding NAD(P)/FAD-dependent oxidoreductase gives MNESKFKRLHVGDLRVDFQADGSELLAQAAKKLGVSPEAIAEVEVLKQSLDARGRPRYVYNVEVALAEGKALKRLPAGIKEAPAPGSLAPRRFQPRKKERVIVIGAGPAGLFCAHRLADSGVDTILLDRGQPVEVRGRDVSKLMHRGELKEDSNICFGEGGAGTWSDGKLYTRVNDVRVRHVLETIVALGGPEEILIKGKPHLGTDRLVALCKSFRAHLLEEGCQVRFGAFVRELIVRDEGGERVVKGVVLRDGERIEADRVVLAVGHSAREMYRHLAEQKVSMAPKPFAVGFRVEHRQELINQIQYGKYADHPDLPAADYRLAENLGKGEQRRGIYSFCMCPGGQVVPSHTLPDGICVNGMSHASRKGHWANSALVVSVRPEDFGAFGPVPELDDYDGLLAGMAFQHEAERRAYQLGGGGFVAPAQRVSDFKAGQASTTVRKTTYKTGIAAADLAGCYPDFVIESLRVALDGFERRMRGFVNEDALLIGVETRTSAPVQIDRDPVTYQSSSVARLYPCGEGSGYGGGIVSAAIDGLRVAETILETLSV, from the coding sequence ATGAACGAGTCGAAGTTTAAGCGCCTGCATGTGGGCGACCTGCGCGTGGACTTTCAGGCTGACGGCAGCGAGTTGCTTGCGCAGGCGGCCAAGAAGCTGGGGGTATCTCCGGAGGCCATCGCCGAGGTGGAAGTTCTCAAGCAGAGCCTCGATGCCCGGGGGCGTCCCCGTTACGTCTACAACGTGGAGGTGGCGCTGGCCGAAGGGAAGGCGCTGAAGCGATTGCCGGCGGGGATCAAAGAAGCGCCGGCCCCGGGGAGTCTGGCGCCCCGGCGTTTCCAGCCTCGTAAAAAGGAGCGGGTCATCGTCATCGGTGCCGGTCCGGCCGGGCTCTTTTGCGCGCATCGTCTGGCCGACAGCGGCGTGGACACGATTCTGCTCGATCGGGGGCAGCCCGTGGAGGTGCGCGGCCGCGATGTCTCCAAGTTGATGCACCGCGGGGAACTCAAAGAAGACAGCAATATCTGCTTTGGGGAAGGGGGCGCCGGAACCTGGTCGGACGGCAAACTCTATACCCGGGTCAATGACGTGCGGGTGCGGCATGTGCTGGAGACGATCGTGGCACTCGGTGGTCCCGAGGAGATCCTGATCAAGGGTAAGCCGCACCTGGGCACCGACCGTCTGGTGGCGCTGTGCAAGTCCTTCCGCGCGCATCTTCTTGAGGAGGGCTGCCAGGTGCGCTTTGGAGCCTTCGTGCGCGAGCTTATCGTCCGGGACGAAGGCGGTGAGCGGGTGGTCAAGGGGGTGGTGCTGCGCGATGGCGAGCGGATAGAGGCCGATCGGGTGGTGCTGGCAGTGGGGCACTCGGCGCGCGAGATGTACCGTCATCTGGCCGAGCAGAAGGTTTCCATGGCGCCCAAGCCCTTTGCGGTGGGTTTTCGGGTGGAGCATCGTCAGGAGCTGATCAATCAGATTCAGTATGGAAAATACGCCGATCATCCCGATCTGCCCGCGGCCGATTACCGTCTGGCTGAAAACCTGGGGAAGGGAGAGCAGCGTCGTGGGATCTACAGCTTCTGCATGTGCCCGGGCGGTCAGGTGGTGCCTTCGCACACGTTGCCCGACGGGATCTGCGTCAATGGCATGAGTCATGCTAGCCGTAAGGGGCACTGGGCGAACTCGGCGCTGGTGGTCAGCGTGCGTCCGGAAGATTTCGGCGCGTTTGGGCCGGTGCCCGAGCTCGATGACTACGACGGGCTTCTGGCCGGGATGGCCTTCCAGCATGAGGCCGAGCGGCGAGCCTATCAGCTTGGCGGAGGCGGGTTTGTGGCTCCGGCGCAGCGTGTGAGTGATTTTAAGGCCGGGCAGGCCAGCACGACGGTGCGTAAGACGACCTACAAAACCGGTATTGCCGCTGCGGATCTGGCGGGGTGCTATCCGGACTTTGTGATCGAGTCGTTGCGTGTGGCGCTCGATGGTTTTGAGCGACGGATGCGTGGCTTTGTGAACGAGGACGCGTTGCTGATTGGCGTGGAGACCCGGACCAGCGCGCCGGTGCAGATTGATCGCGATCCGGTCACCTATCAATCCAGCTCGGTGGCGCGGCTTTACCCCTGTGGTGAAGGCAGCGGGTACGGCGGTGGGATTGTCAGCGCAGCCATCGATGGACTGCGAGTGGCTGAGACCATCCTGGAGACACTCAGCGTCTGA